In a genomic window of Dyadobacter fermentans DSM 18053:
- a CDS encoding LTA synthase family protein: MSSYTGASGFGWRIHQVLLIRLLGVMILFSICRILFYLFNQSFFPEVNLALAPRLFLGGVRFDLVAVLYTNILYVFLTLIPVTFKYRPAFQTFLDYLFIITNSIALLANCADFIYYRFTIKRSTWSVLQEFSHENNMHKLFGGFIVNYWYVVLVWIMLVALVVYITRRWRVSTRPARPVWQIFLVHSVLMTVSVFLFIGGVKGGFRHSTRPITLSNAGEYVDKPKEMFIVLNTPFCIFKTLKRSDYQRADYFRSEQEMNDVYSPIHTPEPDAPAFRPKNVVILIWESFGKEMVGTYNKDLENGTYKGYTPFIDSLMPHSKVFWYSFANGAKSIEAIPSVLTSIPGILEPFILTRYTDNKLPSLPEMLQGKGYHTSFFHGAPNGSMGFKAFTNLIGIKDYYGKTEYNNDADYDGIWGIWDEEFMKFWGRKLDTFQEPFMSTLFTVSSHDPYKVPARYRGKFPKGPLPIYETMGYTDNALRRFFDSVKDKPWFKNTLFVITADHAATFAHYPKYQTSVGNFSIPIIFYAPGDASPGEVPTGEEPKVEVLMKGVDSTRLVQQIDIMPSILGYLHYDKPYFGFGKNVFGNPPINFAVNYDGVYQWFNGPYVLQFDGRKTVGLYKYQEDKLLKNNLAGRIPEVQGPMELQVKAFIQQYSNRMLDDKLTVTP, translated from the coding sequence ATGAGTTCATACACAGGCGCTTCCGGTTTCGGATGGCGCATTCATCAGGTGCTGCTGATCAGGCTGCTCGGCGTCATGATTTTGTTCAGCATTTGCCGGATTCTCTTCTACTTGTTCAACCAATCGTTTTTTCCGGAGGTAAATCTGGCCCTGGCGCCCCGGCTGTTTCTCGGAGGTGTGCGGTTCGACCTTGTGGCGGTGCTCTACACCAATATCCTTTACGTTTTCCTGACGCTCATTCCGGTAACCTTCAAATACAGGCCGGCATTTCAAACGTTTCTGGATTACCTGTTCATCATCACCAACAGCATTGCCCTGCTGGCCAATTGCGCGGATTTTATCTACTACCGTTTCACCATCAAACGGAGCACGTGGTCGGTTTTGCAGGAATTTTCGCATGAAAACAACATGCATAAGCTCTTTGGCGGGTTCATTGTAAACTATTGGTATGTGGTGCTGGTGTGGATCATGCTCGTGGCGCTGGTGGTGTACATCACACGCCGCTGGCGCGTGAGTACCAGGCCCGCCCGTCCGGTCTGGCAGATATTTCTCGTGCACAGTGTATTGATGACCGTTTCGGTGTTTCTTTTCATCGGCGGGGTAAAAGGCGGCTTCCGGCACAGTACCCGGCCGATCACACTCAGTAATGCAGGCGAGTACGTGGATAAGCCCAAGGAGATGTTTATCGTACTGAACACGCCGTTCTGCATTTTCAAAACTTTGAAACGCTCGGATTACCAGCGGGCGGATTATTTCAGATCTGAGCAGGAAATGAATGACGTTTATTCACCCATTCACACGCCTGAGCCGGACGCGCCTGCATTTCGTCCGAAAAACGTGGTGATCCTGATCTGGGAAAGTTTTGGGAAGGAAATGGTAGGGACTTACAATAAAGATTTGGAAAATGGCACCTACAAGGGCTACACGCCATTTATCGACTCGCTGATGCCCCATAGCAAGGTGTTCTGGTATTCGTTTGCAAATGGCGCGAAGTCCATCGAAGCGATTCCGTCGGTACTTACGAGCATTCCGGGTATTCTGGAACCCTTCATTCTGACACGCTATACCGACAATAAACTGCCCAGCCTGCCCGAAATGCTGCAAGGCAAAGGCTACCATACCTCCTTTTTCCACGGGGCACCCAACGGATCGATGGGTTTCAAGGCATTCACGAACCTGATCGGCATTAAAGATTATTATGGCAAAACGGAATACAACAACGATGCCGATTACGACGGCATCTGGGGCATTTGGGACGAGGAATTCATGAAATTCTGGGGCAGAAAGCTCGATACATTCCAGGAGCCGTTTATGAGCACGCTGTTCACGGTGTCGTCGCACGACCCGTACAAGGTGCCGGCGCGCTACCGGGGCAAATTTCCGAAAGGCCCGCTGCCGATCTACGAAACGATGGGTTATACCGACAATGCATTGCGCCGTTTCTTCGATTCCGTGAAGGATAAGCCATGGTTTAAAAACACCTTGTTCGTTATCACGGCAGATCACGCCGCCACATTTGCGCATTATCCCAAATACCAGACCTCGGTCGGAAACTTCTCCATCCCCATCATTTTCTATGCGCCGGGCGACGCCTCGCCGGGCGAGGTGCCGACAGGAGAAGAACCGAAAGTGGAAGTTCTAATGAAAGGCGTCGACAGCACGCGCCTCGTGCAGCAAATCGACATTATGCCTTCCATTTTGGGGTATCTGCATTACGACAAACCCTATTTTGGTTTCGGGAAAAACGTTTTCGGGAACCCTCCGATCAACTTCGCTGTCAACTATGACGGGGTCTATCAATGGTTCAATGGGCCATATGTTTTGCAATTTGATGGCCGGAAAACCGTAGGTTTGTATAAATATCAGGAAGACAAGCTCTTGAAAAATAACCTTGCAGGCCGTATTCCCGAGGTTCAGGGGCCTATGGAATTGCAGGTGAAGGCATTTATCCAGCAATATTCCAACCGGATGCTGGACGACAAGCTGACGGTAACACCTTAG
- the era gene encoding GTPase Era — MEEKAENNHTELRNHRAGFVSIIGKPNVGKSTLMNVLVGERMSIITSKAQTTRHRIIGILNGNHENIPFQLVYSDTPGVIKPSYKLHDSMMTFVKGSLEDADVVLFVVEIGEKAAEHEVLPLLNRTQSPVVLVLNKIDLSNEEEVKQKMQEWENEIHPAAIIPISALEKANIGTLFDAVVTRLPFHPPYFDEDELTDKPERFFASEIIREKIFLNYRQEIPYSSEVVITEFKDRDDIIVIRAEILVERKSQKGIIIGEKGEMLKKVGIQARQDLEEFFGKKVFLEQHVKVEPDWRSKENKLRQLGYQE; from the coding sequence ATGGAAGAAAAAGCCGAAAATAACCATACCGAATTGCGAAACCACCGGGCCGGGTTCGTGAGCATCATCGGAAAGCCCAACGTCGGGAAATCGACGCTGATGAACGTACTCGTGGGCGAGAGAATGTCGATCATCACCTCCAAAGCACAGACGACCCGCCACCGGATCATCGGGATTCTGAACGGAAATCATGAAAATATTCCTTTTCAGCTCGTGTATTCCGACACGCCGGGGGTGATCAAGCCATCGTACAAGTTGCACGACTCGATGATGACCTTCGTAAAAGGGTCGCTGGAAGATGCCGACGTGGTGCTTTTTGTGGTGGAAATAGGGGAGAAAGCTGCCGAGCACGAGGTGCTGCCGCTCTTGAACCGCACCCAGTCGCCGGTTGTGCTCGTTTTGAACAAAATAGACCTTTCGAACGAGGAAGAGGTAAAACAGAAGATGCAGGAATGGGAGAATGAAATCCACCCGGCTGCCATTATACCGATTTCTGCATTGGAAAAGGCGAATATAGGCACGCTGTTTGACGCCGTGGTGACGCGCCTGCCGTTCCACCCGCCTTATTTCGACGAGGATGAACTAACCGACAAGCCGGAGCGTTTCTTTGCTTCCGAAATCATCCGCGAAAAGATCTTCTTGAATTACCGCCAGGAAATTCCATACAGCTCCGAAGTAGTAATCACCGAATTTAAGGACAGGGACGATATCATCGTAATCCGCGCAGAAATTCTGGTCGAACGCAAAAGCCAGAAGGGCATTATTATTGGTGAAAAAGGCGAAATGCTGAAAAAAGTGGGCATTCAGGCCCGGCAGGACCTCGAAGAGTTCTTTGGCAAGAAAGTCTTCCTCGAACAGCACGTGAAAGTAGAACCGGACTGGCGAAGCAAGGAAAACAAGCTGCGTCAGCTGGGATATCAGGAATAA
- the der gene encoding ribosome biogenesis GTPase Der, which translates to MANVISIVGRPNVGKSTLFNRLTESRKAIMDNQSGVTRDRHYGYGEWTDQYFTVIDTGGYVVGSEDIFEGAIRDQVELAIEESTVVLFMVDTMTGLTDLDKDFANVLRRFNKPVYLVANKAETTERYQSAGEFYELGLGDEIFAISAQTGFGTGELLDKVVTHFETAGIENPEEGIPRIAIMGRPNVGKSSFLNVLTGTDRSIVTDIAGTTRDAIHTHYNAFGMNFILTDTAGIRRKSRVKEDIEFYSTLRSVKAMEESDVCIVLLDATLGLEGQDMNIIGQADKAKKGIVIMVNKWDLVEKDSKTADQYKKALLEKLAPMNYMPIIFASVVEKQRIHQVMEKAMEVYQNKTKKISTSKLNEVMQAEIEKYPPPAHRGKYINIKYMIQLPTPSPTFVFFSSHPKHVKEPYLRYLENRLRENFDFSGVPITIFFREK; encoded by the coding sequence ATGGCAAATGTAATATCGATTGTTGGTCGTCCGAACGTGGGCAAATCCACTTTGTTCAACCGCCTCACCGAAAGCCGGAAGGCGATTATGGATAACCAGAGCGGCGTAACCCGCGACAGGCACTACGGTTACGGCGAATGGACCGACCAATATTTCACAGTGATTGATACGGGAGGCTACGTGGTAGGCTCCGAAGATATTTTCGAAGGCGCGATCCGCGACCAGGTCGAACTGGCGATCGAAGAATCGACCGTGGTACTTTTTATGGTAGACACCATGACCGGCCTCACGGATCTCGACAAAGATTTCGCAAATGTGCTCCGCCGCTTCAATAAGCCGGTTTACCTCGTAGCGAACAAGGCCGAAACGACAGAGCGCTACCAGTCTGCGGGTGAATTTTATGAACTGGGCCTTGGCGATGAAATCTTCGCGATTTCAGCCCAAACCGGCTTCGGTACCGGCGAACTCTTGGACAAAGTAGTGACGCATTTCGAAACCGCAGGCATTGAAAATCCCGAAGAAGGCATTCCCCGCATTGCTATCATGGGCCGCCCGAATGTAGGTAAATCGTCGTTTCTGAATGTGCTTACCGGCACCGACCGCAGTATCGTTACCGACATCGCAGGCACCACGCGTGATGCCATCCACACACATTACAATGCATTCGGGATGAACTTCATCCTCACCGATACCGCCGGAATCCGCAGAAAATCGCGGGTGAAGGAGGATATCGAGTTTTATTCGACGCTCCGTTCGGTGAAGGCGATGGAAGAATCGGACGTTTGTATCGTGCTGCTCGATGCTACGCTTGGCCTGGAAGGTCAGGATATGAACATCATCGGTCAGGCGGACAAGGCTAAGAAAGGCATTGTGATCATGGTCAATAAATGGGATTTGGTTGAAAAGGATTCCAAAACGGCGGATCAGTACAAGAAAGCGTTACTGGAAAAACTCGCGCCGATGAACTACATGCCGATCATTTTCGCGTCCGTAGTCGAGAAACAGCGCATTCACCAGGTGATGGAGAAGGCCATGGAGGTGTATCAAAACAAAACGAAGAAAATCTCGACCTCGAAACTGAACGAGGTAATGCAGGCCGAGATCGAAAAATACCCGCCACCAGCGCACCGCGGCAAGTATATCAATATTAAATACATGATCCAGCTGCCCACGCCATCGCCGACGTTCGTGTTTTTCAGCAGCCATCCGAAGCATGTGAAAGAGCCCTATTTGCGCTACCTGGAAAACCGGCTGCGCGAAAATTTCGACTTTTCGGGCGTTCCCATCACGATATTCTTCCGTGAAAAATAG
- a CDS encoding fumarylacetoacetate hydrolase family protein: MKLYKTENGILLENEDIFYRLHETDWDLVTNRNNLYEWLEDQTKSLIPLTFTDDIPMPDVLAPIGSQEVWASGVTYFKSRTARMEESEKAGGGSFYDRVYEAERPELFFKSTAWRVVGHHGTVRIRKDSTWDVPEPELTLFATSEGALVGYTIGNDMSSRSIEGENPLYLPQAKSYTGSAALGPCLYVFKEQLGADTVIDLSIVRGGEEVFNGQVTLSQMKRKPEELLHFLYREMAFPHGCYLMTGTGIVPSSDFTLQSGDIVHITIEPIGTLTNTVG, translated from the coding sequence ATGAAGTTATATAAGACCGAAAATGGCATTCTTCTGGAAAACGAAGACATTTTCTACCGTCTCCACGAAACGGACTGGGACCTCGTCACCAACCGTAACAACCTGTACGAATGGCTTGAAGATCAGACAAAAAGCCTGATCCCACTCACATTCACAGATGACATTCCAATGCCAGACGTGCTCGCGCCCATTGGCTCCCAGGAAGTGTGGGCATCGGGCGTGACTTATTTCAAAAGCCGCACAGCGCGGATGGAAGAGTCCGAGAAAGCTGGCGGCGGCAGCTTCTACGACCGCGTATACGAAGCCGAACGTCCGGAACTATTCTTCAAATCGACCGCCTGGCGCGTGGTAGGCCATCATGGAACGGTCCGCATTCGTAAAGACTCGACGTGGGACGTTCCCGAGCCGGAACTGACACTTTTCGCCACATCCGAAGGCGCACTAGTGGGTTATACCATTGGAAACGACATGAGCTCCCGCAGCATCGAGGGCGAAAACCCGCTGTATTTGCCTCAGGCCAAATCCTACACCGGCAGCGCAGCGCTGGGCCCTTGCCTGTACGTTTTCAAAGAGCAACTGGGCGCCGACACGGTTATTGACCTTTCGATCGTGCGCGGTGGCGAAGAAGTATTCAACGGACAAGTGACCCTGTCGCAAATGAAGCGCAAGCCCGAGGAGCTGCTGCATTTCCTCTACCGCGAAATGGCATTCCCCCACGGCTGCTATCTGATGACCGGCACAGGGATCGTACCGTCTTCGGACTTCACATTGCAATCGGGCGATATCGTTCATATCACGATCGAGCCAATCGGCACTTTGACGAATACGGTGGGGTGA